A genomic stretch from Sphaerodactylus townsendi isolate TG3544 linkage group LG15, MPM_Stown_v2.3, whole genome shotgun sequence includes:
- the LOC125444110 gene encoding olfactory receptor 5V1-like, with product MKTQNETDLTEFIILGFKRLKKVRHLLFTGFFIIYLFTMLWNAFIITVTIVDQKLRTPMYFFLGNLSFLDICYTSTTIPQMLAHLLSDKNTIPYMGCLLQVYFFFSFVGTECLLLAVMAFDRYVAICNPLRYTLIIGKVICLQLATACWVGGFLNSVVHTTFAFQLPFCGDNQIDAFYCDIPPLLKLSCGDTSFNLILLWSVGIFIAWTPFICILLSYIYIFSTVLKIQSSEGRQKAFSTCSLHITVVLLYYGSSLFTYLISNFSPTSDNAKLIPVIYSVLTPLLNPIIYTLRNKDVKNAWKGMISKI from the coding sequence ATGAAGACgcaaaatgaaactgacttgACTGAGTTCATCATACTGGGATTTAAAAGACTCAAGAAAGTGCGTCATTTGCTCTTCACAGGATTCTTCATAATTTATCTATTCACCATGCTGTGGAATGCCTTCATCATCACCGTGACAATTGTGGACCAAAAACTGAGAAcccccatgtatttcttccttgGTAATCTCTCCTTTCTTGACATCTGCTACACCTCTACCACTATCCCCCAGATGTTGGCTCACCTTCTCTCTGACAAGAACACTATCCCCTACATGGGTTGTTTACTTCAAGtgtattttttcttctcttttgtggGTACAGAATGCCTCCTTCTGGCAGTCATGGCCTTTGATCGCTATGTTGCCATATGCAACCCTTTGCGCTACACATTGATTATCGGCAAAGTTATTTGTCTCCAGCTAGCAACAGCCTGCTGGGTTGGTGGTTTCCTCAACTCTGTGGTGCATACCACATTTGCCTTCCAACTGCCCTTTTGTGGGGACAACCAAATTGATGCTTTTTACTGTgacatcccaccactgctgaagcTATCATGTGGAGACACTTCCTTCAACCTCATTCTTTTATGGTCCGTAGGCATATTCATAGCTTGGACCCCATTCATTTGTATCCTTTTATCATACATTTACATCTTTTCAACTGTTTTGAAGATACAATCATCAGAAGGAAGACAAAAGGCTTTCTCTACCTGTTCCTTACATATCACAGTAGTTCTTTTGTATTATGGCAGTTCCCTTTTCACCTACTTAATTTCTAATTTTAGTCCTACCTCCGATAATGCCAAACTCATTCCAGTCATAtacagtgtcttgacccctctgTTAAATCCTATTATCTATACCTTGCGTAACAAAGATGTCAAGAATGCCTGGAAAGGCATGATTAGCAAAATATGA
- the LOC125444111 gene encoding olfactory receptor 6F1-like: MTVNVTLNNPGASTFILVGFPGNKNVQVLYFIIFLLIYLFTLLGNIILLLTLKAESNLHTPMYFFLSNLAVLEIGYTSVTVPKLLEISLGKEGAISFPACFMQTYFFFFLGSTECFLFAVMAYDRYLAICHPLRYSTLMCNRVCIFLSLGSWITGFINPCPPVIVLSRLHYCDNIINHFFCDCVPLLSLSCSNTYVLSTAIFVSSFVIVLGTFLLIMLSYACILVTLLRMSSATNRQKAFSTCSAHLTVVLLFYGTVIFMYVSPTPQQTMEINKVVSFIYSVVTPMLNPIVYSLRNENVKKGLKRLMLRKFYPTSRTT, encoded by the coding sequence ATGACGGTCAACGTGACATTAAATAACCCAGGAGCATCTACGTTCATCTTAGTTGGGTTTCCAGGTAATAAGAATGTGCAGGTTTTGTATTTCATCATCTTCCTCCTCATCTATCTTTTCACTCTTTTGGGAAATATTATCCTACTATTGACACTAAAGGCAGAGTCAAATCTTCATACACCTATGTATTTCTTCCTAAGTAACCTTGCAGTCTTGGAGATTGGATACACTTCAGTCACTGTTCCTAAACTGCTGGAAATCTCCTTAGGAAAAGAGGGAGCTATCTCATTTCCAGCATGTTTCATGCAGActtactttttcttcttcctggggTCTACGGAGTGCTTCTTATTTGCTGTCATGGCCTATGATCGTTATCTGGCCATCTGCCATCCTCTGCGATACTCAACACTCATGTGCAACAGAGTATGCATCTTCCTATCTTTAGGATCCTGGATTACTGGTTTTATCAATCCTTGCCCACCTGTCATCGTGCTTAGTAGACTGCACTACTGTGACAACATTATCAACCACTTCTTCTGTGATTGTGTACCACTTCTCAGTCTTTCATGTAGTAATACATATGTCCTCAGCACAGCCATTTTTGTCAGCTCATTTGTCATAGTGTTAGGTACATTCCTCTTGATCATGCTTTCATATGCttgcattttggtcaccctcctaaGGATGTCCTCAGCTACCAATCGACAGAAGGCATTTTCCACCTGCTCTGCCCACCTGACTGTGGTCTTGTTGTTTTATGGAACTGTGATTTTCATGTATGTGTCTCCCACACCACAGCAGACAATGGAAATTAACAAGGTAGTATCTTTTATCTACAGTGTGGTGACCCCCATGCTTAATCCCATTGTCTACAGCTTGAGAAATGAAAATGTCAAAAAGGGTTTGAAAAGACTGATGCTAAGGAAATTCTATCCTACAAGTCGAACTACTTAG
- the LOC125444112 gene encoding olfactory receptor 5V1-like, producing the protein MTLPYSENKTSFTEFMLLGFDNIKQGKGFLFVIFLMLYTICFLGNSFIITVVLLNQTLQTPMYFFLGNLSFLDICYISVTVPKILTDLWTESPSISFLGCEAQVYFLVTLVGTEGFLLASMALDRYFAICRPLTYTNFMNKGICLKMALMSWTCGFLNASVHTALTFRLSFCQSNRINHFFCDIPPLLSISCSDTSVNEIALLTVGVFVGLSPFFFTLVSYVFILHAILSNQQKRQSHKAISTCASHLTVVILFYGSSIFTYVRPTSSYSLERDQLVGALYSILTPTLNPLIYSLRNKEVKLAMRKLISTRSFPCGI; encoded by the coding sequence ATGACCTTGCCTTACTCTGAGAATAAAACATCTTTCACGGAATTCATGCTGCTGGGATTTGACAATATCAAGCAAGGAAAGGGTTTCCTCTTTGTTATCTTTCTCATGCTGTATACTATTTGCTTCTTAGGGAACTCATTTATCATCACGGTGGTTCTCTTAAATCAAACCCTTCAAACCCCTATGTATTTCTTTCTTGGCAACCTCTCTTTCTTAGATATCTGCTACATTTCTGTGACTGTACCCAAAATTCTAACAGATCTTTGGACTGAATCTCCAAGCATCTCTTTTCTGGGCTGTGAAGCACAGGTGTATTTCCTTGTCACCTTAGTGGGCACAGAGGGATTTCTTCTGGCCTCTATGGCTTTGGATCGTTACTTTGCCATATGTCGCCCACTGACTTATACCAACTTCATGAATAAAGGGATTTGCTTGAAGATGGCTCTGATGTCCTGGACTTGTGGCTTTCTCAATGCGTCAGTCCACACAGCACTCACATTCCGCCTGTCTTTCTGCCAATCTAATAGGATTAACCATTTTTTCTGTGACATCCCTCCATTACTGAGCATCTCATGTTCAGACACATCAGTCAATGAAATTGCCCTTCTTACAGTGGGTGTCTTTGTAGGGCTTAGCCCTTTTTTCTTTACCCTAGTCTCCTATGTTTTCATCCTTCATGCCATTTTGAGCAACCAACAGAAAAGACAGAGTCACAAAGCTATTTCTACATGTGCATCTCACTTGACAGTTGTGATTTTGTTCTATGGCTCCAGCATATTTACCTATGTCCGTCCAACATCCAGCTACTCACTAGAGAGAGACCAGCTTGTGGGAGCTCTATACAGTATCTTAACACCAACACTCAACCCACTTATCTACAGCCTGCGGAACAAGGAAGTGAAATTGGCAATGAGGAAACTGATTAGTACTAGATCATTTCCTTGTGGAATTTAG
- the LOC125444761 gene encoding olfactory receptor 10A4-like — protein sequence MEEPGENETNLNEFILVGFSDLAELQIVLFLLFLVTYLITIIGNMLIILLIKLNPPIQTPMYFFLVNLSFLEICYTTSVVPQMLIHLLTEQKTISKTGCAAQMYVFAILGLTECCLLAAMAYDHYVAICHPLHYAVIMNHQVCIQLAAASWVTGITVEVTQTTWIFTLPFCGSNLIQHFFCDIPPLVKMACTDTFKNEIVVLTVSILFIMGPFVLIILSYMRIGYTILKLPSAEGRKKAFSTCSSHLMVVTLFYGTALFTYLRPKSSSSPGSDKMIALMYTVVTPVLNPIIYTLRNKEVKGAFKNAFLGKLYG from the exons ATGGAAGAACCTGGAGAGAACGAGACGAATCTCAATGAGTTCATCTTAGTGGGATTTTCAGACCTGGCTGAGCTCCAAATCGTGCTCTTTTTGCTGTTCTTGGTGACATACCTGATCACCATAATAGGGAACATGCTCATTATTCTGCTAATCAAACTCAACCCTCCCATTCAAACTCCCATGTACTTCTTCCTAGTGAACCTCTCATTCTTGGAAATTTGTTACACTACCAGCGTGGTCCCACAGATGCTGATCCATTTGTTAACAGAGCAAAAAACCATCTCCAAGACTGGCTGTGCTGCCCAAATGTATGTCTTTGCTATCCTGGGACTGACAGAATGCTGCCTCCTAGCAGCTATGGCATATGACCACTATGTTGCCATATGCCATCCTTTGCATTATGCAGTCATCATGAATCACCAGGTCTGTATTCAGTTGGCGGCAGCATCGTGGGTCACTGGCATAACAGTGGAAGTGACTCAGACAACCTGGATCTTTACTTTACCATTTTGTGGTTCCAACCTCATCCAACACTTTTTCTGTGATATCCCACCCTTGGTGAAAATGGCATGCacagatacctttaaaaatgaaattgtagTCTTGACAGTGTCAATACTATTCATCATGGGGCCATTCGTACTCATAATCCTTTCCTATATGCGAATTGGGTATACTATCCTTAAGCTTCCTTCAGCAGAAGGGAGAAAGAAGGCCTTCTCTACTTGTTCCTCACACCTCATGGTGGTCACGTTATTCTATGGGACAGCCCTATTCACATACTTGAGGCCCAAGTCTAGCAGTTCTCCAGGAAGTGACAAAATGATTGCTCTGATGTACACTGTGGTTACTCCAGTTCTAAACCCGATCATATACACCTTAAGGAACAAAGAAGTCAAGGGAGCTTTTAAGAA tgctttcctgggtaaactctatggc
- the LOC125444752 gene encoding olfactory receptor 5V1-like, with the protein MNLSCSENQTSIKEFILLGFENIKQEKSFLFILFLTMYTICLLGNLLIIAVVLLNQALHTPMYFFLGNLSFLDVCYISVTVPKMLADICVESPSISFMGCAAQMYFLVTLVGTEGFLLASMALDRFFAICRPLSYTQFMNKWTCLQMATISWICGLLNASLHTTLTFHLSYCRTNGISHFFCDIPPLLSISCSDTSVNEVALFTAGVFVGLSPFCFTLVSYAFILHAILSNQQKRQGHKAISTCVSHLAVVILFYGSGIFTYFRPTSSYSLERDQLVGVLYNILTPTLNPLIYSLRNKEVKLGMRRLMTFHYVPSLVR; encoded by the coding sequence ATGAACCTGTCCTGCTCTGAGAATCAAACGTCCATCAAGGAATTCATACTACTGGGATTTGAAAATATCAAGCAAGAAAAGAGTTTCCTTTTCATCCTCTTTCTAACCATGTATACCATCTGCTTGTTAGGAAATTTACTCATAATTGCTGTGGTTCTCTTAAATCAGGCACTCCATACCCCCATGTATTTCTTTCTCGGCAACCTCTCTTTCCTAGATGTCTGTTACATCTCCGTGACTGTACCAAAAATGTTGGCAGACATTTGTGTTGAATCCCCAAGCATTTCCTTCATGGGATGTGCAGCACAAATGTACTTCCTTGTCACTTTAGTGGGCACAGAGGGATTCCTTCTGGCATCTATGGCTCTGGACCGTTTCTTCGCTATCTGTCGCCCATTGAGCTATACCCAGTTCATGAATAAATGGACATGCCTCCAGATGGCTACCATATCCTGGATTTGTGGTTTACTCAATGCTTCCCTCCACACAACACTCACGTTCCATCTGTCTTACTGCCGAACTAATGGGATCAGCCATTTTTTCTGTGACATCCCTCCACTGCTGAGTATTTCTTGTTCAGACACATCAGTCAATGAAGTCGCTCTTTTCACTGCAGGCGTGTTTGTTGGACTTAGCCCTTTTTGCTTCACTCTAGTCTCCTATGCTTTCATTCTTCATGCCATTCTGAGTAACCAACAAAAACGGCAGGGTCACAAAGCTATTTCCACTTGTGTTTCCCACTTGGCAGTTGTGATTCTGTTCTATGGCTCAGGCATCTTCACTTATTTCCGTCCTACCTCCAGTTACTCTCTTGAAAGAGACCAGCTTGTTGGGGTTCTATACAATATTTTAACCCCAACACTCAACCCCCTTATTTACAGTCTGCGGAATAAGGAAGTGAAATTGGGAATGAGAAGGTTGATGACATTTCATTATGTTCCTAGTTTAGTGCGCTGA